The sequence GTATGGATGAGGCGGGGGTCATGGGATATGTGCTGAAGAATGTCAGACCGCCTGCTACGGCGCCGATTGAAGTTGCCTCATTCCCTGTAACATAAAGAGCGGGAGCGCATTTGTCCGGCGAAGGTTTACAGACAACGGAATAACGCTCCTTAACAGATTCATAGCCTTTTTTTGCCGCATCAACGTTTATTTTTGCCACCTTTTCCTTGTAGGCTGCCATAAGGTTTTTCTCAAGCAGCGCAAAATCAAGACCGAGCAGAGCAGCGGCAGCGCCGAGGGCGACGGAGTTTCTCATTATGTCCGGTCCGTCCATCTCTTTGACTATGTCCATAAGCGGAACATCGATTTTCTTGGCTTTAATGTCTCCGGCATTTTTCAGATTGGCGAAATCGCCTATAACATAAGTGCCTTCCTCAAACATTTCCCTGTTGAAGCATTCATCGGAAAGCGCAACGTACATATCGATCTTTTTGTAGGGAGCGGTGACCTCAGTGTCTCCGAACGCTATCTGATAGCAGTTGTAGCCGCCTCTTATCAGCGAAGGGTACTCAGGGTAACCATGCACATGGTATCCGCTCGCCTTAAGGACTTTGGCAAACATAGGACCGGTGGTCATAATGCCGAATCCGGCAGGACCGCCGATTTTCCAAACGTAAACAGAACTCATGACCTCTCCTTTGTTTATTTGATTTGCATATCCATTGGATATTATAACATAAAATTTATTGTTTGATCCTCACAACAGGCAGCCCCCACTTTCTGCGGAGCGAAATCATCCTCAGACTGAAAACAAATGATGTAACCAGTATAAAGCTTATGCTTTTGTTGATTCCTGCGTAATGACAGAGGCAATAGATTATGCCGCCGAGCATGGCGGCGCTGGCGTAAATCTCCTTCTGGAGCACGAGCGGTATCTCCTTTGAGAGTATGTCCCTGAACATGCCGCCGAAGGTTCCCGTGATTACCGCAAGCATCACCGCGCCCGCCCAGCCCACATCATAAGCCAGACCCACGGAAACACCCGTAACTGTGAATACGCCGAGACCGAGAGCATCCATAGTGAGGAAGAGGTGCATCTTGCTTTCGAAATGCTTGTGATAGAAAAACACTGCGAATGAAACAACTACCGAAACTATCAGATAGTTGTAATCTGCGAAGATGATAGGCGGGATTTTGCCCACCATTATGTCACGGGTGGTTCCGCCCCCGACAGCGGTTACAAGGGCGAGGAAAGTCACCCCGTAAAAGTCCATCTCTTTACGCACGCCCACCAGCGCACCGCTGACGGCGAAGGCGACTGTTCCGATCATGTCCAGAATATACGGTATTGTCATAAAAGCATTATATCAGGCAGCAGCTATTTTGAAAACGGGGAAAAGATTAATGGGGAATTAAATATTACATTACTCCGGGCAACTTTCTTAATGCTAAATTTATTTGATTCAACGAAATTATTTTGATAGTATTTATCAAAATAAATAATAATACACTGCCTGTAGGCTGTGTATACTTATGTGCAGGATAAACCCGCCAAGACAAAGGTTACAAAAGATAATACATCAAATGTCAAAATCACTTACAGAGATTCCAGCGGCAACTACGCCGAGCACTTTCCGCAGATCGTTACTGAAATGCTGAACAAAGGCACGCTGAACCCTGTGGAGCTGGATAATGAGACATGGGAAGAATACGTAAACTCAGTAAACGAAATGCGGACGGAGAGATTCGGTAAAAATTGACGCTGCTCAATGTTCTTTTGCCTGAAAATGTACTATCATTCGGGTATGAAGAAGGAAAAACGGGTAATTAAGGACGAAAAGATTTTACGCCGTTTCATAGGCGTTTTCTGTCGTGAAAACCACGGCAGCGGAAAGGAACTTTGCCCCGAGTGCGCGGAGTTGCTTGCCTATGCGCTCAAACGGAATGAGAAATGCCCCCTTGACCCTAAGCCGAAGTGCAGGGACTGCAAAATACACTGCTACAAGGCGGAAATGCGCAGGAAGATACGGGAAGTAATGAAGTTCAGCGGTATCTGGCACATTAAGCGCGGTCGACTGGACTGGGTGCTGCATTATTTTTGGTGAAGATGTTTCTGAGTTCTTCAATAACACAATAACTGCTTGGTTTTATAGAATTTAATGTTTGATGTTGTTGTAGCAGCCCCAAGGATGGGGCTGCGCCGTGTACAGTGAAGCCGAACAGTGTTCGGCGCGGGCGTGTACATCAAACTGACAGGATGACGCATTACCGTGTCACTGCGAGGAGCGACGCGACGCGGCAGTATCTAAAATATACTGAGAGATCACTTCACTCTTTCAGGGTTCGCAATGACGCAAAACAGTCCCGAAAGAAGAAATCCCCATCCGATCCCCCTTTATAAAGAGGGAAGTCATTGCTGTTAAAAACCCCCTTTTCAGGCTATTTCCTGATGAAAACTTCAACCGATTTATGAAGCTGATCCATGGAGTCTTTCATTTCGGTGAAGATACCGAGAAGGTCGTTAACTGTAGCGGTGCTCTGGCTGACCATAGTTCCGGAGCTCTGCACCATTTCGTTCACACTGCCGATTGCCCTGTCCCTTTCATTAAGCGTCTGCTGCATGGTGAGAAAGGTTGTATTGAGAGATTCGCCTGATTTCACGATCCCTTCAAATACTTCCCTTGTTTTCGCCATGACCTCCGCACCCTCCGCCACCTTGTCCTCAGTGGTGCGCATATCGTTCAGGATACCGGTGATGTCAGCGTTAAAGCCGCCTATGATGTCACCTATATTTTTAGTGGCGTTGCGTGTTTTCTCCGCCAGCTTACGCACCTCATCAGCAACCACGGCAAAGCCTCTGCCGTGTTCTCCTGCCCTTGCCGCTTCTATTGCAGCATTGAGAGCGAGAAGATTTATCTGGTCGGTGATGTCGTCTATCACACTGAGAATGCTCCCCACCTCTCGGGATGATTCCCCGAAAAGGAGGAGCTTACCGCCGAGCTGCTCAACAGAAGTGCCTATACCCTCCATCTGGTCGGATAGAACATTCATATTCTGTCGTCCGCCGGAGGTGCGTTTTTCTGTCTCCTGAGTAACTTCCCTCGTCAAATCAAGGTTGCGGCGCATCTCAAGCCCTGCGGATTTTACCTTATCCATTTCCTTAAGCAGGAGCGAAAGATTTCCCTCCTGTCTGCCCAAAACCTTTGTGAGTTCAGTCTTCTTCCTGTCGAACTGACTGAAATCCTCCTCTGTCCTCACGGAGATCTCGTATATTTTTTTCACAAGCTCATCCAGTCTTTCCAGAAAACTGTTCATGTGGTTAGAGATGTTCGCAATTTCGTCCTTGTAGAAAACAGGGATGCGTTTTGAAAGGTCACTGCCGATGGAATTGATCTCTTTTCCGATGAAGTCCAGCCTTTTAAAGGCTATGCGGTCAAACATGAGATACAGGACGGCAAGTATTACAAGAAAAGTCAGTCCGGCGTAGAAGAAAACACCGCCGATCAGACTGCGTATCTGCGCCAGCATCTGACTTCTGTCCATCTTGATTACGATGTCAAAGCTTTTACCCAAAAATTCCGCACGATCCTTGGAGAAGATATAGCCGTTTCTGCCTGCGTCAGTTATCTCATCGGTGAGTGAAGTTTGCGGCAGCGCGGCGAATTTCAGTGTTTCGGGATCGTCCGCACCGGCAGGCATGTTCATCAGAAGACCTGATTTATCCAGCAGGCGCAGATAGGTGTGTTCATCTATTCTCTCCGGCAGAAGCGACATTACAGTGTCTCTGCTGAGTGTCACAATGACAATCCCTGTTCGTATATCATCAGCGTTTATATGCCTAGCCATGTAGGCAACAGGTCTGCCGCCGTCAATTTCAGACGGTTCAAAGTCGGTAAAAAGTGTCTCGGTAACGGGCATTGAAAGAGCATTCCCGAATGTTTTTCCCAGAAAGCTGTCCTTGTGCACACCTGTGATAAGATTTGTTGCAAAAGCGTGGTTCCTGTCAGAAGAGAAGATTATCACACCCTCACTGTCCACTATGTACATAGAATATATGTGATACGGCTCCATGAGAAGCCTGAAGCTGTCGTAATAATTTGAATAGACAAAGTTGAACTCTACCGGAAACTGCATGGTTTCCATCTCGTCCAGACCTGCTATGTTTGTGTATTGCAGTACAAGCTGGCGGAAGTCCTCATCGGTTGAGAAGTCAGCTCTGTCCATCCAGTTCAGCATCTGCCTGTTTCCGGTCTTCTCAAAGAAAGCTCTGAGCCCCGGAGCCATCATCTCCGGATCAAGGGAGGGGCGTTTGTTCAGCTTGTAATAAGCAGAAGCTATGCTGTAAAAGCCCTCGGTTACGTAACCGTTTTTCGCAAAGCCGGTCAGAAACCTGTCCACCGAGCCGAGATAGCCAGTGAACCGCTCGGACATGACTTTTTTGAGTATTTCCGCCTGCTGCCCCTTACTCTTTGCAAGTTCCCCTTTTCCCTTCTGAATCAGCACCGAAGATGAAACAAACGTAATAAGCAGAAGCGAGCAGACAAGCATGGCGCTTATCTTCACTTTCAGGCTTAAGTTTCTGATTATCCCTTTTTTCATGTATATCCCTTCCGTAACAGCTTTTGTTATTACAATGTTATGAATGGGATCGGAAGTTATCAGATAAATGTTAAATTAATGTAAAAGCTTGGTAATTAAGATTTATATAGTGATTAAGTAGATAAGAGACGGTTTAAACCATGCGGGCGTCAATACCCGCATGGTTATAAGGTCGGGGGGTTATGGTCCTGAGATTATTTATCGGACTTTATTTCTCCGTCCGGTACATTTTTGATAACCTTTCCGGTGGCGTAGTAATACGAATGTTCGGCGATGGTGACGGCATGGTCAGCAGCTCTCTCAAGGCATCTGGTGATGAATATGAAGGAGACGGTTTTGTCCGCCCTGTCGCCGAATGCTGCCATGTTTTCAACAGCTTTTTTCAGAATTTTCCTGTGGAGTCTGTCCACCCTGTCATCCCTTTCGATAATCCGGAGAGCGAGCTGCGAATCGCATTTATAGAACGCGCCTATGCTGTCTTTGATCATATTGGCGGTTTCATTCACCATTTTAGGGAATCTTTTCATGTCGAACTCATAAAGAGGTCCGCCGGCGCGCATAACTTCCTTGGCTATATCAGTGCAGTAATCAGCTATTGATTCCAGTTCGCCCACTATATTGAGGGATGATATAACATAACGGAGGTCGCTCGCTTTCGGCTCAAACAGACCAAGAAGGGATATGCACACTTTGCTTGTCTCCCCTTCCAGCCTTAGCGCCGCCTTGCCTTCGCTGACTATTTTCTGGGCAAGTTCCTCGTCATACCCGTTCAGCAGAACGCTCACATCCTCAACGATGCCGGACACAAGAGCGGTAAGCTTGTTCAGGTTATCTTTTAGGGCTATATACTGAATTTCAGCGTTGTTCATCTCGCATCCTCCCTTAACCGAATCTTCCGGTTACGTAGTCCTGAGTCTGCTGTTTGTCAGGGTTGGTGAATATCTTCTCTGTGGTGTTGTACTCCACCATCTCTCCCATGTAGAAGAATGAAGTGTATTCAGAGATCCTTGCAGCCTGCTGCATGCTGTGGGTAACTATGATTATGGTGAACTTCTCTTTCAGCTCAAAGATAAGCTCCTCTATTTTAGCTGTGGCAATGGGGTCAAGAGCCGAAGCGGGTTCGTCCATAAGCAGAACATCAGGCTCCATTGCGATTGCCCGTGCTATGCAGAGCCTCTGCTGCTGACCGCCGGAGAGGGTTGTTGCCATATTGTCCATCCTGTCGGAAACCTCATTCCAGAGACCGGCTCTCCTGAGAGCGTTCTCCACAAGGTCATCCATGTCACGCCCTTTTCTGACTCTTCCGTGAATCTTAGGGGCATAGGCTATGTTGTCATATATACTTTTGGGAAAGGGATTCGGCTTCTGAAAAACCATACCGACTTTGGTGCGTATATCCACAACATCTATGGAACTGTTGTATATGTCAATATCGTCAAGGAGTATGGTTCCGTCCACCCTTATGCCGGGAACAAGGTCGTTCATACGGTTGAGGCAGCGCAGCAGTGTTGATTTTCCGCAGCCGGAGGGTCCGATCATAGCCACAACGTGCTTTTCGGGGAAATCGATATTAACGTTTTTAAGAGCGTTGAAGTCTCCGTAATAGAAGTCCAGATCACGTACGGACATCTTCATTTTAAGGTCCTTCATCTGTTTGATTTTCTCAGCGGGTGCCGCCTGTATACTCATAGGTTTAAACCTCCGGAATTACCATTTGCGTTCATATTTGTTTCTGAGCCAGATTGCCGTAAAGTTCAGCGCGAGAAGAACAGTGAGCAGCACCAGTATGCCCGCCGCTGTCCTTTCAACATAAGGGCGGAGACTCGTTGCCGACCATGTGTATATCTGAGCGGGAAGAACCGTTGTAGCACTTGTCACGCCTGAGGGAACATCTGGAATATACGCCATCATGCCCACTATGAGAAGCGGCGCTGTCTCGCCCATTGCTCTGGCAAGACCGATGATCCATCCGGTGAGTATACCGGGCATCGAAACGGGCAGAACATGATGCCACACGACCTGCCAAGGCGAAGCGCCTACACCGTAAGCGCCGTGACGTATGGATTCGGGAACAGCCCTCAGAGCCGCTCTTGTGCTTATTATCATAACGGGAAGTGTCATAAGCGCCAGAGTGAGCCCGCCTACCAGTGCGGAGGAGCGCGGCACGTTAAAGAAGTTTATGAAAATGGCAAGCCCAAGAAGACCGAATATAATTGAGGGGATTGCGGCGAGGTTGTTGATATTCACCTCAATAAGCTGGGTGAATTTATTGTCCGGCGCAAACTCCTCAAGATAAATAGCGGTCATAACCCCCAGAGGGACACTGAGCAGCATGGTAACCACAAGAACCAGAATAGTTCCCATCATAGCGGCGTATATCCCCGCTATTTCAGGCATCTTGGAATCTCCGGTGGTAAAAAAGCCTGTGTTGAACGCAAGGCGTATCTTATCCGCACCCCTGAGATTGCTTATGTACTCGATCTCTCTGTCATTAAGCCTGTTGGGTTTGTTTTTCATATACTGGTCAACATCACCCTTGGCAACTACCCAGAGAGTTTGTGTGGTGTTCATATATTCAGGATGCTCCTCAACTACCTGAGGCAGAATGCGGAGAAAGCCTCTGGAAAGAACATCCCTGTCGGCCTTTGAGACTGCCCTGTTGGGCATCTGGAGAGTCTCTTCATTGAAAGTGACTTCGGCTTTTATCTCAGTCTGAGAGAAAGCCGTATAGCCTGTTTTTATCATATCATAAAAGAAGAAAACAAGAAAAGCGACCGCCAGCAGAAGCGCCGCCTTGCCGTAAAGCTGAAAGCGTTTTTCCGCAGCGTATCTTTTCTTAAGTTTCTTATCGTGTTCGTTTAAATAAGCCATTAGCCCGCCCCCCTTACTCGTAAATCTTGCGGTATCTGCGTACTATGTACGTGGAGACAAGGTTGATGATAAATGTGAATATCAGAAGCACAAGTCCCAGACCGAACGCCGACAGAGTCGCAAGGCTGTCAAATGCCTGATCTCCCGTGAGTGCGTCAACTATCTGCACCGTAACGGTCGTCATGCCTTCAAGAGGGTTCCATGTGAGGTTAGGACGAAGCCCCGCCGCCATCACCACAATCATCGTTTCGCCCACTGCGCGGGAAACTGCAAGAAGTATGGCGGAAACTATCCCGGGCATCGCCGCGGGGAGAATAATCTGTTTTATCGTCTCGGATTTGGTTGTACCGAGAGCGAGACCGCCCTCTCTCAGACTCTGGGGAACGGCGTTTATAACGTCATCGGAGAGGGAAGATATGAAGGGAATAATCATGATCCCCATCACAAGACCCGGAGCGAGAGCGTTTGTGTAATCGGCCTGAAGACCGAAGAAGCCGGCAACCTTAACAACCAGAGGGCTCACGGTAAGTGCGGCGAAGAAGCCGTAAACAACCGTAGGTATACCTGCGAGGATTTCCAGCACGGGTTTGAAAACCTTTCTGAAATTGTTTGACGCGTATTCCGAAAGGAAAATCGCCGCAAACAGCCCCACAGGGACGGAAACGGAAAGCGAGATAAGAGTTATCATGAATGTTCCGGCGAATATAGGCGCGGAACCGAACTCCGGCTTGGCTGCGTGCTCAGACTCTCTGCCGGCGCCTTCAAGGAAAGCCGTGTCAGGGTTCCATGAGGTTCCGGTAAGGAAGTCTATTACGTTCACATGTTTGAAGAAAATAATTGCCTCAAAAAGAATAGAAAACACAATGCCGACTGTAGTGAGAATAGATACAAGAGATGCGGCTATCAGCAGGTATCTGATATGCTTCTCAACTATCACTCTGGCATTTAAAAGAGGCGAAAACTTTTTGGAGGAGATGATGAATCCCGCAATAACAAGCAGGGCGGAACAGGCGAGAACCACGGCGGGCGAAATAACCGCTATTTTAGTGGTTTTCAGCAAAAGCGCTGCGAAAAGAAGCAGCCATGAAGGAACGGTGAACTTTATCACCGCATACCATGCGTAGTGACCGGGTCTTGAGCTTAGCCGCTGCTTTGAATCCTCCCATACTTTTGCCCTGTGAGCTCCGTATGCGAAAGACAGTCCAGACAGCACCGCCAGTATTATGATTATTGTAATCAGCATCAGCAATGCGCTCCGATGTAGTTTATGTTTTTACACAACAAAACGGATCGGAAAGCTATCCGATCCGTTCTGCTTGTTATTTATGCTATGTCTTATTTCACGTCGTTGAGAGAAAGAGCCTTGCGGGCTTTCCAGTCTGCTCTGACTTTTTCTCTTTCTGTTTTAGAAAGAGGAATGAGTCCGATTTCTGTAAGGAAACCGCCTTCGCCTATCATTTTCTCAGAAAGGAAAAGATCAACATACTGCTCCATGCCTTTTACCTTGCCGAGGTGATCGCCTTTAACATAGAAGAAAAGGCTTCTTGATATGGGGTAGCTGCTGTTAAGAACGTTCTCAGGAGAAGGGAGAACACCGTTGACTGCCACGCCTTTAATTCTGTCGGCGTTTTCCTGAAGGAAGCTGTAGCCGAAGATACCGATTGCGTTTTTGTCTTTAACGAGTCTCTGAACTATAAGGTTATCGTTCTCGCCTGAGGGAACATAAACGCCGTCCTGACGGATTTTTTTGTAGGGCTTGCCGTATTCTTTGATTTTGCCTGTAGCGCCTTCCATAACAAGCTCTTCAAAGGCGTCACGAGTGCCTGAGGATGTGGGAGGACCGTAAACAAGAATGTCTGCGTTGGGAAGACTTTTATCTATATCAGACCATTTTTTGTAGGGGTTTTTTACAAGCTGACCGTTTACAGGCACTTCCTCAGCAACTGCGAGCGCAAGCTGAGCGAGTGTAAGGCTGAAATCAGCTCCGCTCTTGTTGTGAGCTATTGCTATGCCGTCATAACCGATTTTTATTTCGATTACCTGTGTTATACCTGCCTTGAGATCTGCTTCAAGCTCGCTTTTTTTGATTCTGCGAGAAGAGTTTGTAATATCAGCAGTATCAAGACCTACGCCTGCGGCAAAAAGCTTGTGTCCGCCGCCGGAACCTACTGATTCAACAACGGGAGTGGGGCTTTTTGTTGTTGCGCCGAATTCTTCAGCAACATAGCTGGAAAAAGGGAACACTGTTGAAGAGCCGACAATTCTGATCTGGTCGCGTGCGAATGCGAAACCCGCAGTAAGTGCCGTCATAAGAAGGGCAATTGCGATAAGCTTCATAGTTTTTTTCATTTCCTACCTCCGAGTGAGATGACTTCTTAGGTCAGGTATATAAAAGTTTATTTTTGTGAGGTTCTGATTACGGAAATGTCAGAAAAAAGTTAAATCGCAAAAGCTCTGTTTTCGTAAGAGAGGTTACCACTTTCTCTTGATCACACACACGGCAGGAAGTAGAATTTAATAGTGATTATACTTTTCATTATTGAATCCTAAATTTGTCGGTAATGCCGGCTGCATACACAATTCGGACGATATTAAAAAATCATCAACTCAGCAAATGCTTAGTTATTTTTTACCAATAGTGCGTAAAAACTTTGAAGTCAATAAAACTGATTTGTAAGGAGAGCAGGGAATGAGAAAAAAACTGTTATTGGTATTTGTATTTATTTTATCACTGTCTGTGTTCGGCTGCAACGGATCATCAGGCGGGTCAAACAATGATCCGGGAGCAGGCGATGAGACTTCGGTGTATGCTTTTGACACCACCTACGCGGGTATCCGCTTCAGGACAGATAACGTATCAGAAATGTTAATGTACAACTCGAATAATTACGGCAAAATAAACAGCTTGGCGACATCCGGCGAAGATGTGTACGCCGTCGGGGAAGGCGCTCTGTGGGTCAACGGAGTGCTTGATACAAACATCGAGGCGGCTCTGGCTGAACACAATGTCAATTCTCTTTACCTCCTTTCGGTTGCCGCCTCTGAAGACAAGGTGTATATAACGGGAACAAGCGGCAACAGGGCGCTTCTCATTGAAATAAAAGGCGTTGAAATCACATTTTTTGATCTGCCGACAGAAATCTCGGAATCGGGGCAGTCCAGCGTTCGTTCTGTTGTTGCCGGTGCTGACGGAAAGGTGTACGCCGCAGGAACATATTATGTCAATATGTTTGACCCCCGTGCGTTTCTTGTTGAAATAGACGGAAACAGCACCACACTCCTCAACATTCATGATGAATTATCCGGCGCGCTGACCTCTCGGGGATACGCTGTGACAGTCGCTTCAGACGGCAGTGTCTATATGGCGGGAGGCTATGACGACGGCAGCAACAAGGCTTTTCTTCTGAAAAGAAACGGAGGCGCCTTTTCACAGCTCACTCTTCCTGCGGAGCTTGCCGGTTTAACGACCATCAACGCCATGACAGCCGGAAATGGTAAGATTTATCTGACCGGAAGCGATTCAACGGCAACGGCATTCCTCGCGGAAATAAACAGCAGCGATACGGTTTCAATGATAATCCTCCCAGCCGCTATCACGGGTTCAGGTATTTCCAGCGGAAACTCAGTCGCTGTCGGCAATGACGGAACAGTTTATGCGGCAATCGATAACAGCGGCGGAAATCAGGCGGCTCTGGTTACTGTCACCGGAGGAACCGCGGCATTCACCGACATACACAGCTTATTCACAGGAGCAGCATATTCACATGCCAATGCCGCAGCAGCAGACAGCAGCGGCAAGGTTCATATAGCGGGGTACCATCATGACAACTTCAGCAGTACTGCATACCTTCTTGAAGTAAGCAGCGGCACTCCGGCGTCTGTTGCGCTGGAAGTTCCGGATAACGCACTTGCGAACACCTATGCGTATACCATGGCTGTGGCAGATAACGGCACGGTTTATATGGGAATAGGATACTCTGATTACAGCACATCGAGTGCTAAAGCCGCAATTATCAGGAAAAGCGGAAGTGAAACCGAATTAATAGACTTCAGCGGGCAGTTGACAGACGCAACGGACATTTATATCCGCTCTTTGGCAGTTGGAGATGATGGAAGAGTCTACGCCGCAGCATATTACTATGACAGCAGCTACGATACTAAGGCATTCGTTGCGGAAATAGACGGCAGCACTGCCGCGATCATTGATATTCACAGCGAAATCACGGGAGCCGCAACATCCGCCGCCCACTCCGTCACGCTGGACAGCGACGGCAAAATTTATACCGCAGGGCAATATGATGACGGCAGCAATAAAGCGTTTATTGCCGAAATTGATAACGGAACTGTTACAGTCACTGATCTGCACAGCGAGTTCACTGGAGCAACCTTTTCCCGTGTTAATGTCATTGTAGCGGGTACAGACGGCAAAATCTACGCCGCAGGCTATTATCGGGACAGCAGCAACACCACAAGAGCATTTCTTATGGAAATAAACGGCGGAGCTGTTACTGTCTTTGATCTGCACGACGAGATCGCCGGAGCGGAATCTTCCGTAGTTTACTCGGTGGCAGTCGGCAAAAATGGAAAGGTTTATGTCACAGGAGATTGTTATGACGGCAGCAACGATAAAATATTCATTGCGGAATTGAGCGGCGGCACACTTTCACTGCTGACTCAGCCCGATGAAATTACCGGAACCGATGAGGCATACACATCCAGTATAAATGTCAGCGCAGACGGTAAAATTTACGTCGGAGGAACTTATTACAACGGCAGTATCTATCAGCCATATCTCATTGAAATAAACGGCGGGACTGCACAGATGGCAGAACTGAATCCCCCCGCTTCTCCGAATGATTTTGTCGACATTATAACATGGGACGGATCAGGCGATATGTACTTAATGTACGTATCGTTCTGAGAAAAAGACGGAATTAGGTAAACCGAAAACTGACAGAGGAAGCCTCAAACGGCTTCCTCTTTTCTGCCGATATAAATCAGACAGAATGTACTGATTTCCGCATACGCTGAGGATGACGCATAAATGCCGTCCTTAGGGCTGTTTATATCTAGCTTTCCATAAATTTGATTAAGTTGTCCGTCATAGTCCATACGCCGCAGGGGCATACTCCTGCACAGATGCCGCAGCCGATACACTTTGAGGCGCTGGAAACATATTCAAATTTGTCGTCCGCCTCAGTTCTTGTTATCGCCTGCTGAGGACATATGTCAAGGCAGAAACCGCAGTCACGGCAGAAGCCGCAGCTCATGCAGCGCTTGGTTTCGTCCTCTGCCGGCATCTCCTCAAGGCGTGTGGAATTCATCGGGTGATAGAACTCATCCTTAACCTTGTCCTGCGGAATCATAGGCGCCTTTTTGAAGGCATCCAGAGGTCTGCCCTTGAGCAGCCTGTCTATGTTGATCGCAGCCTTGCGCCCATCGCCGAGAGCGTGGGTGAAGAGACCCTGCTTTATCGTGTCTCCCGTGACGAAAACCTTCTCATTCGCTGGAGACTGCATGAAATCGTTCACCAGCGTCATGCCCCTCTCGTTGAGGTATTCCCTGCCGAGAAAGGAGACATCCGGTCTGTCGCCGATGGAGATTATAACCGTATCCGCCTCTATGAATGAGCCGTCCTTAAAGTGTATGCCTTTGTCGGTCACCTTATCGGTAAATTTGGGGAAAAGTATTTTCGCTCCGAGTTTTTCGGCGTGTTCTATTTCCTTTTCAAAGGCTGCGGGTCTCTGAATATCAACAGCGGTGACTTCCTCCGCACCCATCTGATAAGCTCCTATGACAACGTCCATAGCGGCGTTGCCTGCGCCTATCACCACAACCTTTTTACCCACTGCCGGTTTTTCGCCCCTGTTGATTTTTTTGAGGAAATCAAGACCCTTGACAAGCCTTTCGTGCCCTTCAAACGGGATAACCACGGGATTGTGAGCACCCACGGCAACCACAACGGCATCGTATTTTCCGCAGAGATCAGCGAACATA is a genomic window of Geovibrio thiophilus containing:
- the pstC gene encoding phosphate ABC transporter permease subunit PstC → MLITIIIILAVLSGLSFAYGAHRAKVWEDSKQRLSSRPGHYAWYAVIKFTVPSWLLLFAALLLKTTKIAVISPAVVLACSALLVIAGFIISSKKFSPLLNARVIVEKHIRYLLIAASLVSILTTVGIVFSILFEAIIFFKHVNVIDFLTGTSWNPDTAFLEGAGRESEHAAKPEFGSAPIFAGTFMITLISLSVSVPVGLFAAIFLSEYASNNFRKVFKPVLEILAGIPTVVYGFFAALTVSPLVVKVAGFFGLQADYTNALAPGLVMGIMIIPFISSLSDDVINAVPQSLREGGLALGTTKSETIKQIILPAAMPGIVSAILLAVSRAVGETMIVVMAAGLRPNLTWNPLEGMTTVTVQIVDALTGDQAFDSLATLSAFGLGLVLLIFTFIINLVSTYIVRRYRKIYE
- a CDS encoding PstS family phosphate ABC transporter substrate-binding protein; translation: MKKTMKLIAIALLMTALTAGFAFARDQIRIVGSSTVFPFSSYVAEEFGATTKSPTPVVESVGSGGGHKLFAAGVGLDTADITNSSRRIKKSELEADLKAGITQVIEIKIGYDGIAIAHNKSGADFSLTLAQLALAVAEEVPVNGQLVKNPYKKWSDIDKSLPNADILVYGPPTSSGTRDAFEELVMEGATGKIKEYGKPYKKIRQDGVYVPSGENDNLIVQRLVKDKNAIGIFGYSFLQENADRIKGVAVNGVLPSPENVLNSSYPISRSLFFYVKGDHLGKVKGMEQYVDLFLSEKMIGEGGFLTEIGLIPLSKTEREKVRADWKARKALSLNDVK